One part of the Bdellovibrio sp. KM01 genome encodes these proteins:
- a CDS encoding universal stress protein translates to MPTKTILLCDDVFAKKEEAKERSRVLRKFTNDLAQRLKNKVRTIAVLDIPKEVITAVDKKSDIEIIKGRPVETILKEVKDPNVEMLVMGTRARSGVKRTFLGSVAEEIVRNAELPVVILGSHAVEADYSIEKKSLKILVISDLSGSSGGAERFAAKFAKRLNAEIVLFHSVGDQIKHMKDMLYSQRVKSAGVEVLFDEMKEFAETSMARKIKAYNNQGLKVTGHIAYEEVEVSKFLKKNDWQNADFIVMGTHSRGRFLKAFLGSTTRRVMLSARVPVIVVRTK, encoded by the coding sequence ATGCCCACTAAGACGATACTTCTGTGTGATGATGTTTTTGCAAAAAAAGAAGAAGCGAAAGAACGATCTCGTGTTTTGCGAAAGTTTACTAATGATTTAGCTCAGAGACTAAAAAATAAGGTAAGAACAATTGCCGTCCTGGATATTCCCAAAGAAGTCATTACGGCTGTCGACAAAAAATCGGATATTGAAATTATTAAGGGACGTCCGGTTGAGACGATACTCAAGGAAGTCAAAGATCCCAATGTCGAAATGCTTGTTATGGGTACCCGGGCACGATCGGGAGTAAAGAGAACTTTTCTTGGAAGTGTGGCCGAAGAAATTGTGCGCAATGCTGAATTGCCAGTGGTGATTCTTGGATCCCATGCCGTCGAAGCAGACTACAGTATCGAGAAGAAAAGCTTAAAAATTTTGGTGATCTCGGATCTGTCTGGTTCCTCGGGGGGCGCGGAAAGGTTCGCTGCGAAATTTGCAAAGCGATTAAACGCGGAGATTGTGCTGTTCCATTCGGTCGGTGATCAAATCAAACACATGAAAGATATGCTGTACTCTCAAAGAGTGAAAAGTGCTGGAGTCGAAGTACTGTTTGATGAAATGAAAGAGTTTGCAGAAACTTCAATGGCACGAAAAATCAAAGCTTATAACAATCAGGGCCTTAAGGTTACAGGGCACATAGCTTATGAAGAAGTCGAAGTGTCTAAGTTCCTAAAAAAGAATGACTGGCAGAACGCGGATTTTATTGTCATGGGAACTCATTCTCGCGGACGATTCTTAAAAGCATTTCTAGGCAGTACTACTCGTCGAGTGATGTTGTCTGCACGTGTACCGGTAATTGTTGTAAGAACAAAATAA